A part of Salvelinus sp. IW2-2015 linkage group LG16, ASM291031v2, whole genome shotgun sequence genomic DNA contains:
- the LOC111975278 gene encoding tyrosine-protein kinase ZAP-70-like isoform X1 has protein sequence MATDPATELPFFYGSISRSEAEEHLKLAGMADGLFLLRQCLRSLGGYVVSLVWDLDFHHYSVEKQLNGTYCIAGGKPHCGPAELCEFYSKDSDGLVCNLKKPCLRSPDNPIRAGVFDNLRDNMLREYVRQTWNLEGEAMEQAIISQAPQLEKLIATTAHERMPWYHGKIPRQEGERRLYSRAQPDGKFLVRDREESGTFALSLVYGKTAYHYQILHDKSGKYSMPEGTKFDTVWQVDCSLSFNKLVQMFYVCYFMFKFTTLSIPSTLQLVEYLKMKPDGLVTVLREPCVNRNNAKQTPVVPSGRRSRTNRYTPPPGVPLGCSTEVNTSPPTDRQMLPMDCSEFVNPYHDPNDLKKFFINREQLMIDEVELGSGNFGCVKKGVFKTNKGHTDVAIKVLKSENEKLVKDEMMREAEIMHQLSNPYIVRMLGLCQAECLMLVMEMASAGPLNKFLSTNRDKVTVENIVGLMHQVSMGMKYLEEKNFVHRDLAARNVLLVNQQFAKISDFGLSKALGADNNYYKARTAGKWPLKWYAPECMNFHKFSSKSDVWSFGVTMWEAFSFGGKPYKKMKGPEVISFIASGSRMECPSGCPDKMYALMKDCWTYKHEDRPGFVKVEERMRGFYYSISNKTLPEGTTDAAEPLK, from the exons ATGGCGACAGACCCTGCGACAGAACTGCCATTCTTCTACGGTAGCATCAGTCGCTCGGAGGCTGAGGAGCACTTGAAGCTGGCAGGCATGGCCGACGGGCTGTTCCTGCTGCGCCAGTGTTTGCGGAGCCTGGGCGGCTATGTGGTCTCCCTGGTATGGGACCTGGACTTCCACCACTACTCTGTGGAGAAACAACTCAATGGCACCTACTGTATTGCGGGTGGCAAGCCCCACTGTGGGCCAGCGGAGCTCTGTGAGTTCTACAGTAAGGACTCAGATGGCCTGGTGTGCAATCTGAAGAAGCCCTGTCTGCGCTCACCGGATAACCCCATTAGAGCAGGCGTATTTGATAACCTGAGGGACAACATGCTGAGGGAGTATGTACGACAGACATGGAACCTGGAG GGGGAGGCCATGGAGCAGGCCATCATCAGCCAGGCCCCACAGCTGGAGAAGCTGATCGCCACCACTGCCCATGAGAGGATGCCCTGGTACCACGGCAAGATCCCTCGCCAGGAAGGGGAGAGGCGACTCTATTCCAGGGCACAGCCAGACGGAAAGTTCCT agTCAGAGACAGGGAAGAGTCCGGCACCTTTGCCCTTTCTTTGGTGTACGGAAAAACGGCCTACCATTACCAGATCCTACATGACAAATCAGGGAAGTACTCCATGCCAGAGGGAACCAAATTTGACACTGTGTGGcaggtagactgttctctctccttcaacAAATTGGTTCAAATGTTTTATGTCTGCTACTTCATGTTTAAGTTTACCACACTCTCCATCCCTTCTACACTGCAGTTGGTTGAGTATCTTAAGATGAAGCCTGATGGGCTAGTGACAGTTCTGAGGGAACCATGTGTGAACCGCAACAATGCCAAAC AAACTCCGGTTGTGCCCTCCGGG AGGCGGTCCAGAACAAATAGATACACACCGCCACCTGGAG TACCTCTGGGGTGCTCCACGGAAGTCAACACTTCGCCCCCCACAGACCGTCAGATGCTGCCCATGGACTGCAGTGAATTTGTCAACCCTTACCATGACCCCAATGACCTGAAGAAGTTCTTCATCAATAGGGAGCAGCTGATGATCGACGAGGTGGAGCTCGGCTCAGGCAACTTTGGCTGTGTCAAGAAAGGAGTCTTCAAGACAAATAa GGGCCACACTGATGTGGCCATCAAGGTGCTGAAGAGTGAGAATGAGAAGCTGGTGAAAGATGAGATGATGAGGGAGGCGGAGATCATGCACCAGCTGAGTAACCCTTACATCGTCCGCATGCTGGGGCTCTGCCAGGCTGAGTGCCTGATGCTGGTGATGGAGATGGCttctgctgggccactcaacaaGTTCCTCTCCACCAATAG gGATAAGGTCACAGTGGAAAACATTGTGGGGCTGATGCACCAGGTGTCTATGGGAATGAAGTACCTGGAGGAGAAGAACTTTGTGCACAGAGACCTGGCAGCTCGCAATGTCCTGCTGGTCAACCAACAGTTCGCCAAGATCAGTGACTTTGGCCTGTCCAAGGCTTTGGGTGCTGATAACAACTATTACAAG GCACGCACAGCAGGAAAATGGCCGCTGAAGTGGTATGCTCCAGAATGCATGAATTTCCACAAATTCTCCAGCAAGAGTGATGTCTGGAGCTTCGGTGTCACCATGTGggaagccttttcttttggaggGAAACCATACAAG AAAATGAAAGGTCCTGAGGTGATCAGTTTCATCGCCAGTGGGAGCCGCATGGAATGTCCATCTGGATGTCCAGATAAAATGTATGCTCTGATGAAGGACTGCTGGACATACAA ACACGAGGACCGGCCAGGCTTTGTGAAGGTGGAGGAGCGCATGCGAGGCTTTTATTACTCTATATCCAACAAAACTCTGCCTGAGGGGACCACAGACGCTGCTGAGCCTCTCAAATAG
- the LOC111975278 gene encoding tyrosine-protein kinase ZAP-70-like isoform X2, translated as MATDPATELPFFYGSISRSEAEEHLKLAGMADGLFLLRQCLRSLGGYVVSLVWDLDFHHYSVEKQLNGTYCIAGGKPHCGPAELCEFYSKDSDGLVCNLKKPCLRSPDNPIRAGVFDNLRDNMLREYVRQTWNLEGEAMEQAIISQAPQLEKLIATTAHERMPWYHGKIPRQEGERRLYSRAQPDGKFLVRDREESGTFALSLVYGKTAYHYQILHDKSGKYSMPEGTKFDTVWQLVEYLKMKPDGLVTVLREPCVNRNNAKQTPVVPSGRRSRTNRYTPPPGVPLGCSTEVNTSPPTDRQMLPMDCSEFVNPYHDPNDLKKFFINREQLMIDEVELGSGNFGCVKKGVFKTNKGHTDVAIKVLKSENEKLVKDEMMREAEIMHQLSNPYIVRMLGLCQAECLMLVMEMASAGPLNKFLSTNRDKVTVENIVGLMHQVSMGMKYLEEKNFVHRDLAARNVLLVNQQFAKISDFGLSKALGADNNYYKARTAGKWPLKWYAPECMNFHKFSSKSDVWSFGVTMWEAFSFGGKPYKKMKGPEVISFIASGSRMECPSGCPDKMYALMKDCWTYKHEDRPGFVKVEERMRGFYYSISNKTLPEGTTDAAEPLK; from the exons ATGGCGACAGACCCTGCGACAGAACTGCCATTCTTCTACGGTAGCATCAGTCGCTCGGAGGCTGAGGAGCACTTGAAGCTGGCAGGCATGGCCGACGGGCTGTTCCTGCTGCGCCAGTGTTTGCGGAGCCTGGGCGGCTATGTGGTCTCCCTGGTATGGGACCTGGACTTCCACCACTACTCTGTGGAGAAACAACTCAATGGCACCTACTGTATTGCGGGTGGCAAGCCCCACTGTGGGCCAGCGGAGCTCTGTGAGTTCTACAGTAAGGACTCAGATGGCCTGGTGTGCAATCTGAAGAAGCCCTGTCTGCGCTCACCGGATAACCCCATTAGAGCAGGCGTATTTGATAACCTGAGGGACAACATGCTGAGGGAGTATGTACGACAGACATGGAACCTGGAG GGGGAGGCCATGGAGCAGGCCATCATCAGCCAGGCCCCACAGCTGGAGAAGCTGATCGCCACCACTGCCCATGAGAGGATGCCCTGGTACCACGGCAAGATCCCTCGCCAGGAAGGGGAGAGGCGACTCTATTCCAGGGCACAGCCAGACGGAAAGTTCCT agTCAGAGACAGGGAAGAGTCCGGCACCTTTGCCCTTTCTTTGGTGTACGGAAAAACGGCCTACCATTACCAGATCCTACATGACAAATCAGGGAAGTACTCCATGCCAGAGGGAACCAAATTTGACACTGTGTGGcag TTGGTTGAGTATCTTAAGATGAAGCCTGATGGGCTAGTGACAGTTCTGAGGGAACCATGTGTGAACCGCAACAATGCCAAAC AAACTCCGGTTGTGCCCTCCGGG AGGCGGTCCAGAACAAATAGATACACACCGCCACCTGGAG TACCTCTGGGGTGCTCCACGGAAGTCAACACTTCGCCCCCCACAGACCGTCAGATGCTGCCCATGGACTGCAGTGAATTTGTCAACCCTTACCATGACCCCAATGACCTGAAGAAGTTCTTCATCAATAGGGAGCAGCTGATGATCGACGAGGTGGAGCTCGGCTCAGGCAACTTTGGCTGTGTCAAGAAAGGAGTCTTCAAGACAAATAa GGGCCACACTGATGTGGCCATCAAGGTGCTGAAGAGTGAGAATGAGAAGCTGGTGAAAGATGAGATGATGAGGGAGGCGGAGATCATGCACCAGCTGAGTAACCCTTACATCGTCCGCATGCTGGGGCTCTGCCAGGCTGAGTGCCTGATGCTGGTGATGGAGATGGCttctgctgggccactcaacaaGTTCCTCTCCACCAATAG gGATAAGGTCACAGTGGAAAACATTGTGGGGCTGATGCACCAGGTGTCTATGGGAATGAAGTACCTGGAGGAGAAGAACTTTGTGCACAGAGACCTGGCAGCTCGCAATGTCCTGCTGGTCAACCAACAGTTCGCCAAGATCAGTGACTTTGGCCTGTCCAAGGCTTTGGGTGCTGATAACAACTATTACAAG GCACGCACAGCAGGAAAATGGCCGCTGAAGTGGTATGCTCCAGAATGCATGAATTTCCACAAATTCTCCAGCAAGAGTGATGTCTGGAGCTTCGGTGTCACCATGTGggaagccttttcttttggaggGAAACCATACAAG AAAATGAAAGGTCCTGAGGTGATCAGTTTCATCGCCAGTGGGAGCCGCATGGAATGTCCATCTGGATGTCCAGATAAAATGTATGCTCTGATGAAGGACTGCTGGACATACAA ACACGAGGACCGGCCAGGCTTTGTGAAGGTGGAGGAGCGCATGCGAGGCTTTTATTACTCTATATCCAACAAAACTCTGCCTGAGGGGACCACAGACGCTGCTGAGCCTCTCAAATAG